One genomic region from Hoeflea algicola encodes:
- the purD gene encoding phosphoribosylamine--glycine ligase, with protein sequence MKILLIGSGGREHALAWKMAQSPILDTLFAAPGNPGIAEHATLSDLDVGDHAAVIAFCRDKNIDLVVVGPEAPLVAGLADALVGAGIRVFGPSAQAAQLEGSKGFTKDLCASQNIPTAAYQRFNNAPKAKAYARAQGAPIVIKADGLAAGKGVTVAMTIEEAMAAIEDCFEGAFGTAGAEVVVEEFLTGEEASFFCLCDGKTALPFGTAQDHKRVGDGDTGPNTGGMGAYSPAPVLTPELIERTMKEIIEPTMRGMAEIGAPFTGVLYAGLMIDADGPKLIEYNVRFGDPECQVLMMRLKDDIVVLLNAAAQGGLAHVSARWSDEAALTVVMAASGYPGTPKKGTPIAGLAAAEADGAKVFHAGTALNGAELVANGGRVLNVTARGPGVKTAQARAYHAVDAIDWPDGFCRRDIGWQAVARES encoded by the coding sequence ATGAAAATCCTGCTGATTGGATCGGGCGGCCGCGAACATGCCTTAGCCTGGAAGATGGCACAATCGCCGATACTCGACACCCTGTTTGCCGCACCCGGCAACCCGGGCATCGCTGAGCACGCGACGCTGAGCGATCTCGATGTCGGCGACCATGCCGCCGTGATTGCATTCTGCCGCGACAAGAATATCGACCTGGTGGTTGTCGGACCGGAAGCACCGCTGGTTGCCGGTCTTGCCGATGCGCTTGTTGGCGCCGGCATCCGCGTGTTCGGCCCCTCGGCGCAGGCGGCACAGCTGGAAGGCTCGAAGGGCTTCACCAAGGATCTGTGCGCGAGCCAGAACATTCCCACCGCTGCCTATCAGCGTTTCAACAATGCGCCAAAGGCCAAGGCCTATGCACGGGCGCAAGGCGCACCGATCGTGATCAAGGCCGACGGGCTGGCCGCCGGTAAAGGTGTCACCGTGGCGATGACCATCGAGGAGGCGATGGCCGCGATCGAGGATTGCTTCGAGGGCGCGTTTGGCACAGCCGGCGCGGAAGTCGTGGTCGAGGAGTTCCTGACCGGCGAGGAGGCCAGCTTCTTTTGCCTGTGCGACGGCAAGACAGCGCTTCCGTTCGGTACGGCCCAGGACCACAAGCGTGTGGGCGACGGCGACACCGGCCCCAATACCGGCGGAATGGGCGCCTATTCACCGGCGCCGGTGCTGACCCCTGAACTGATCGAGCGTACCATGAAGGAAATCATCGAGCCGACCATGCGCGGCATGGCCGAGATCGGCGCGCCGTTTACGGGTGTTCTCTATGCCGGATTGATGATCGACGCCGACGGCCCCAAGCTGATCGAGTACAATGTGCGTTTCGGCGATCCCGAATGCCAGGTGCTAATGATGCGGCTCAAGGACGACATCGTGGTGCTGCTCAACGCCGCCGCCCAAGGTGGCCTCGCCCATGTTTCGGCACGCTGGAGCGACGAGGCGGCGCTGACCGTGGTGATGGCGGCCTCAGGCTATCCCGGCACACCCAAAAAAGGGACGCCGATTGCCGGACTGGCAGCGGCCGAAGCAGACGGCGCCAAGGTGTTTCACGCAGGCACAGCGCTCAACGGCGCAGAACTGGTCGCCAATGGCGGGCGCGTGCTCAATGTCACCGCGCGAGGGCCGGGCGTCAAAACCGCGCAGGCGCGGGCTTATCACGCAGTGGACGCGATTGACTGGCCGGACGGCTTTTGCCGCCGCGACATCGGCTGGCAGGCGGTTGCGCGCGAGTCCTAG
- a CDS encoding FAD-binding oxidoreductase → MPYPLTDPALIDRFAAITGPANAFTDPADIAPHLIELRGLYQGESPLVLRPANTDEVAAILKLAHETETAVVPQGGNTGLVGAQSPRADKAEVVVSLSRLNRIRSLDPLGQTMVAEAGVVLGRAQQAASEAGLLFPLSLGSEGSCQIGGNLSSNAGGTAVLAYGNMRQLCLGLEVVLPDGEIWHGLRALKKNNTGYDLRDLFIGAEGTLGIITAAVLKLYAAPRGHETIYAGVDSPETALKLFRLAQDLCGPSLTGFELLPRIGIEFTTRHINGVRDPLSAPHPWYALIDISSGRSQEAARAMLEDLFVAADAQGLIRDAAAAETEAQRQAFWKLRESMSWAQKPEGGSIKHDVSVPVARVPEFLALADRAVLSAIPDARIVAFGHMGDGNIHYNISQPVGADKQTFLARWGEINKIVHAIVLELDGSISAEHGIGQLKRDELAAIKSPVEMAMMHRIKQAFDPKGIMNPGKVLASR, encoded by the coding sequence ATGCCCTATCCCTTGACAGACCCCGCTCTGATTGATCGTTTCGCCGCCATCACCGGCCCAGCGAATGCGTTTACCGATCCCGCCGACATTGCTCCGCATCTCATCGAGCTGCGCGGTCTCTATCAGGGCGAAAGCCCGCTGGTGCTGCGCCCGGCAAATACCGACGAAGTGGCGGCTATCCTCAAGCTCGCCCACGAGACCGAAACAGCGGTGGTGCCGCAGGGTGGCAATACCGGGCTGGTGGGCGCGCAATCGCCCCGCGCGGACAAGGCTGAAGTAGTGGTCTCGCTGTCACGCCTCAATCGGATCCGCTCACTCGACCCGCTGGGTCAGACCATGGTGGCCGAAGCAGGCGTCGTGCTGGGCCGGGCGCAGCAGGCAGCCAGCGAGGCGGGCCTGCTGTTTCCATTGTCGCTGGGCTCGGAAGGCTCCTGCCAGATTGGCGGCAATCTCTCGTCCAACGCCGGCGGCACCGCGGTGCTTGCCTATGGCAACATGCGCCAGCTTTGTCTGGGTCTCGAAGTGGTGCTGCCCGATGGCGAGATCTGGCATGGCCTGCGGGCGCTCAAGAAAAACAATACCGGGTATGATCTACGCGACCTGTTCATCGGTGCCGAGGGCACGCTCGGGATCATCACGGCAGCGGTCCTCAAGCTCTACGCCGCACCGCGCGGGCACGAAACCATCTATGCCGGCGTCGACAGCCCCGAGACGGCACTGAAGCTGTTCCGGTTGGCCCAGGATCTGTGCGGCCCGTCGCTTACCGGGTTTGAGCTGTTGCCGCGGATCGGCATCGAGTTCACCACCCGCCATATCAATGGCGTCCGCGACCCGCTTAGCGCGCCCCATCCCTGGTATGCGCTGATCGATATTTCATCGGGGCGGTCCCAGGAGGCAGCGCGGGCAATGCTGGAGGACCTGTTCGTGGCCGCCGATGCGCAGGGCCTGATCCGAGATGCGGCAGCGGCGGAAACCGAGGCCCAGCGTCAGGCATTCTGGAAACTGAGAGAATCCATGTCCTGGGCGCAAAAACCCGAAGGCGGTTCGATCAAGCACGATGTTTCGGTGCCGGTGGCGCGGGTGCCTGAATTCCTCGCCCTTGCCGACCGAGCCGTGCTGTCGGCCATCCCAGACGCGCGGATTGTCGCCTTCGGCCACATGGGCGACGGCAATATTCATTACAACATCTCCCAGCCCGTCGGCGCCGACAAGCAAACGTTTCTGGCGCGGTGGGGCGAGATTAACAAAATCGTCCATGCAATTGTTTTGGAATTGGACGGATCGATTTCCGCCGAGCACGGAATTGGCCAGCTCAAGCGCGATGAACTGGCCGCCATCAAGTCCCCGGTGGAAATGGCGATGATGCACCGCATCAAGCAGGCGTTTGATCCCAAGGGTATCATGAACCCGGGCAAGGTGCTTGCTTCCCGGTAA
- a CDS encoding L-threonylcarbamoyladenylate synthase, producing the protein MARILPISDPKTLDAALSALQSGEAVAVPTETVYGLAADATNPAAITRIYEAKGRPRFNPLISHMADLEMARAHVLFSPLAEKLAAAFWPGALTLVLPLNPEGDIHDLATAGLTTAAVRVPEGYARTLIAAFGRPLAAPSANLSGRISPTSAQHVADDLGDRIGLILDNGACRIGVESTIVAVNDEQLTLLRPGGVAVEDIEAVAGVSVGRRAPGQHGAVMAPGMLASHYAPQSTVRLNVQMAEPDESVIRFGGQALANEEQAHAVMDLSPAGDLREAAANLFSLLKRADKAGGRGIAIAPVPTHGLGEAINDRLARAAAPRD; encoded by the coding sequence ATGGCCCGCATTCTTCCGATTTCCGACCCGAAAACACTCGATGCCGCACTCTCAGCGCTGCAAAGCGGCGAAGCAGTGGCGGTTCCCACTGAGACCGTCTACGGACTGGCGGCGGACGCTACCAACCCGGCAGCGATCACCCGGATCTACGAAGCCAAGGGCCGTCCGCGGTTCAACCCGCTAATTTCGCATATGGCGGACCTGGAAATGGCCCGGGCGCATGTGCTGTTTTCACCGCTTGCCGAAAAGCTCGCAGCGGCCTTCTGGCCGGGTGCGTTGACACTGGTGCTGCCGCTCAACCCGGAAGGCGACATCCACGATCTCGCGACAGCCGGACTTACTACGGCTGCGGTCCGGGTTCCCGAGGGCTACGCCCGCACGCTGATTGCCGCATTCGGCCGTCCGTTGGCCGCCCCCAGCGCCAATCTTTCGGGCCGGATCAGCCCGACATCGGCACAGCATGTTGCCGACGATCTGGGTGATCGGATCGGCCTGATCCTCGACAATGGCGCCTGCCGCATCGGGGTGGAATCAACAATCGTGGCCGTTAACGACGAACAACTGACTTTGCTCCGGCCGGGCGGAGTTGCCGTTGAAGATATCGAAGCGGTCGCCGGTGTTTCGGTCGGGCGGCGCGCGCCCGGACAGCATGGCGCGGTGATGGCTCCGGGCATGCTGGCCTCGCATTACGCACCGCAATCGACGGTGCGGCTGAATGTGCAGATGGCAGAGCCGGACGAATCGGTCATCCGTTTTGGTGGCCAGGCGCTGGCAAACGAGGAACAGGCGCATGCGGTCATGGACCTCTCGCCCGCCGGTGATCTGCGCGAGGCCGCAGCCAACCTATTCTCCCTGCTCAAGCGTGCCGACAAGGCCGGTGGTCGGGGCATCGCGATCGCGCCGGTTCCTACCCACGGACTTGGCGAGGCCATCAATGACCGGCTGGCGCGGGCGGCCGCGCCGCGCGACTGA
- the ubiA gene encoding 4-hydroxybenzoate octaprenyltransferase, translating to MSEAPQTTESETETARVADAPSGNWVYRVLPRALWPHAQLARWDRPIGWQLLMWPCFWSAGLAANVASQAGIWTPATTLWHLILFMTGAIAMRGAGCTWNDLVDFKIDAMVARTRSRPLPSGRISRRAAIAFLFIQALVGLLVLVQFNGFSIALGIASLAVVAIYPFAKRFTDWPQFFLGLAFSWGALMGWAAMFGSLSLPPLLLYAGAIAWTIGYDTIYAHQDKEDDALVGVRSTARLFGANTKAWLVAFYGLFAALALSAFVLTAVAWPAYAGLALAIVLLGWQIRVIDIDDADQCLALFKANSHVGLIVFLGLITALLA from the coding sequence ATGTCGGAAGCTCCACAAACCACCGAATCCGAAACCGAAACCGCCAGGGTCGCCGATGCGCCCTCGGGCAACTGGGTCTACCGGGTGCTGCCGCGCGCGCTCTGGCCGCATGCCCAGCTTGCCCGCTGGGACCGCCCGATCGGCTGGCAATTGCTGATGTGGCCATGTTTCTGGTCGGCAGGGCTTGCCGCCAATGTAGCCAGCCAGGCCGGCATTTGGACGCCCGCAACCACGCTCTGGCACCTTATCCTGTTCATGACCGGCGCGATTGCCATGCGCGGCGCCGGCTGCACCTGGAACGATCTGGTCGACTTCAAGATCGACGCGATGGTGGCGCGCACCCGGTCGCGGCCCTTGCCGTCGGGCCGAATTTCACGCCGTGCGGCAATTGCGTTCCTGTTCATCCAGGCCTTGGTGGGGCTTCTGGTGCTGGTCCAGTTCAATGGGTTTTCGATTGCGCTGGGCATAGCCTCGCTCGCTGTTGTGGCGATCTATCCCTTTGCCAAGCGATTTACCGATTGGCCGCAATTCTTTCTCGGCCTGGCATTTTCTTGGGGCGCGCTGATGGGGTGGGCGGCGATGTTTGGTTCCCTGTCGCTGCCGCCGCTACTGCTTTATGCCGGCGCGATCGCCTGGACCATCGGCTATGACACGATTTATGCCCATCAGGACAAGGAGGACGACGCGCTGGTCGGCGTGCGGTCCACCGCGCGGCTGTTTGGCGCCAACACCAAAGCCTGGCTGGTTGCGTTTTACGGGCTGTTTGCAGCACTTGCGTTGTCGGCTTTCGTTCTGACTGCGGTCGCATGGCCCGCCTATGCCGGACTGGCGTTGGCGATTGTCCTGCTTGGTTGGCAGATCCGGGTCATCGATATTGACGATGCCGACCAGTGCCTGGCATTGTTCAAGGCCAACAGCCATGTCGGTCTGATCGTGTTTCTTGGCCTCATTACAGCGCTGCTCGCCTGA
- a CDS encoding DUF6101 family protein, with amino-acid sequence MTNTVLKPVWAGFELRLDPGNFPQRVSYAARDDLQEVSVTLDHRGAVVKKMLSKSGLPLSIALPARAFKGVAARAIDHGDGTVTVTLELHHSDSALCVPLLVAHDLDDIAADWRTWAEIYGLPMMMVEADGIARPLDDGQNQPATAPTRRRRHNQIADRRPRFLVRRSTGKMGIRMRIEGREIIARR; translated from the coding sequence ATGACCAACACAGTTTTGAAGCCCGTATGGGCCGGGTTCGAACTCAGACTGGACCCAGGCAATTTTCCGCAACGGGTGTCCTATGCGGCACGTGACGACCTGCAGGAAGTTTCGGTGACGCTCGATCACCGTGGTGCGGTGGTCAAGAAGATGCTGTCGAAATCAGGCCTGCCGCTGTCGATCGCGCTGCCTGCCCGCGCCTTCAAGGGTGTAGCGGCGCGCGCCATCGATCATGGCGACGGCACGGTGACGGTAACGCTGGAACTGCACCACAGCGACAGCGCCTTGTGCGTGCCGCTGCTGGTTGCCCATGATCTTGACGATATCGCCGCCGACTGGCGCACCTGGGCGGAAATCTATGGCCTGCCGATGATGATGGTGGAGGCCGATGGCATCGCCCGTCCGCTCGACGACGGCCAGAACCAGCCGGCAACGGCGCCGACACGCCGCCGCCGCCACAACCAGATTGCCGACCGGCGTCCGCGCTTTCTGGTGCGTCGCTCCACCGGCAAGATGGGCATTCGCATGCGCATCGAGGGCCGCGAGATCATCGCGCGGCGCTAA
- the glyS gene encoding glycine--tRNA ligase subunit beta — translation MPDLLIELRSEEIPARMQRKAAGDLRKSVTDALVDAGLTYQAAREYWTPRRLTLDVRGLTARSKDVKDEIKGPSTKAPEQAIAGFMRKAGLNDISEAHIHTDPKKGDFYLARISRPGRSAEEIIADVMPGIIRGFSWPKSMRWGSASMPKGASYNGIEGKGGEALRWVRPLQSIICTFGPETEDPTVIDFAIDGLVAGNQTAGHRFHAPDPFTVRRFDDYAEKLERAHVVLDADRRKEIILSDARNLAFASGLELVEDEALLDEVSGLVEWPVVLMGEFEEDFLQIPDDIIRLTIKTNQKCFVLRKPGNGLSNKFILVSNIEASDGGKEIALGNAKVVRARLSDALYFWTTDQANLPDMAKLETSAEKLGLDMTKPLDQRMARLDQLNVTFHAKLGSQGERVQRIAKLAAELAPTVGADPALATRAALLAKADLTTEVVGEFPELQGVMGRIYAGLQGENASVAAALEEHYKPQGPSDEVPTDPVSIAVALADKLDTLVGFWAIDEKPTGSKDPYALRRAALGMIRIVVENQIELGWWPGFVIAGRRVMGQMLKTAYAQKISLPIVELNSEMAKTVAELADVSDKAVNVLTSESFRIPPQDWEIQRSNDLLSFFHDRLKVYLRDKGARHDLIDAVITPSSDDLLDITRRVEALGAFLDTEDGKNLLAGAKRAANILAAEEKKGTAVAETVDPALFEFDAEKNLFAAVNQSVSAATQAIGNEDYSAAMSALATLREPVDSFFEAVLVNAEVESARANRLALLAMIRQATGAVADFSRIAG, via the coding sequence ATGCCCGACCTACTGATTGAACTCCGCTCCGAGGAAATTCCCGCACGCATGCAGCGCAAGGCTGCCGGCGATTTGCGCAAATCCGTGACCGACGCACTGGTTGATGCGGGCCTGACCTACCAGGCCGCGCGCGAATACTGGACGCCGAGACGGCTGACGCTGGATGTTCGCGGCCTGACCGCTCGGTCCAAGGACGTCAAAGACGAGATCAAGGGCCCATCCACCAAGGCGCCGGAACAGGCAATCGCCGGCTTCATGCGCAAGGCCGGGCTCAACGACATTTCCGAAGCCCATATTCATACCGATCCGAAGAAGGGCGATTTCTATCTCGCCCGCATTTCCCGACCGGGCAGGTCCGCCGAGGAGATCATCGCCGACGTGATGCCGGGCATCATTCGCGGTTTCTCCTGGCCGAAATCAATGCGCTGGGGCAGTGCCTCTATGCCCAAGGGCGCAAGCTACAACGGCATCGAAGGCAAGGGTGGCGAAGCGCTCAGATGGGTGCGGCCGCTGCAATCGATCATCTGCACTTTCGGCCCGGAAACCGAGGACCCGACCGTCATCGATTTTGCCATTGATGGTCTTGTCGCCGGCAACCAGACCGCCGGCCACCGCTTTCACGCGCCCGATCCGTTCACCGTGCGGCGGTTTGACGATTACGCCGAAAAGCTCGAGCGCGCGCATGTGGTGCTCGACGCCGACCGGCGCAAGGAAATCATTCTTTCCGATGCCCGCAACCTCGCCTTTGCCTCCGGGCTGGAACTGGTCGAGGACGAGGCGCTGCTCGACGAAGTCTCCGGACTGGTCGAATGGCCGGTGGTGCTGATGGGCGAGTTCGAGGAGGATTTCCTGCAGATCCCCGACGACATTATCCGGCTGACCATCAAGACCAACCAGAAATGCTTCGTGCTCAGAAAGCCCGGCAACGGGCTGTCCAACAAGTTCATCCTGGTCTCCAACATCGAGGCCAGCGACGGCGGCAAGGAAATCGCCCTCGGCAACGCCAAGGTGGTGCGCGCGCGGCTTTCCGATGCACTCTATTTTTGGACCACCGACCAGGCCAATCTGCCCGACATGGCCAAGCTTGAAACTTCGGCTGAAAAGCTCGGACTCGATATGACCAAGCCGCTCGATCAGCGCATGGCGCGCCTGGATCAGTTGAACGTTACCTTCCACGCAAAGCTTGGTTCGCAGGGCGAACGCGTTCAGCGCATCGCCAAACTGGCGGCCGAACTGGCGCCAACGGTCGGTGCCGATCCGGCGCTGGCCACCCGCGCGGCACTGCTCGCCAAGGCTGATCTGACCACCGAAGTGGTCGGCGAATTCCCCGAATTGCAGGGCGTGATGGGCCGCATCTATGCCGGCCTGCAGGGCGAGAATGCGAGCGTCGCAGCAGCCCTCGAAGAACACTACAAGCCGCAAGGCCCGTCAGATGAAGTGCCGACCGACCCGGTGTCGATCGCCGTCGCCTTGGCCGACAAGCTCGACACGCTGGTCGGCTTCTGGGCCATCGACGAAAAGCCGACAGGGTCGAAGGATCCCTATGCTCTCCGCCGCGCGGCGCTGGGCATGATCCGGATAGTGGTCGAGAATCAAATAGAGTTGGGGTGGTGGCCTGGCTTTGTTATTGCCGGGCGAAGAGTCATGGGACAAATGCTGAAGACTGCGTACGCTCAGAAAATTTCGCTTCCAATTGTTGAGTTGAATAGCGAGATGGCAAAAACTGTGGCTGAGCTTGCTGACGTGTCCGACAAAGCGGTCAATGTGTTGACTAGCGAGAGTTTCCGCATTCCGCCTCAGGACTGGGAAATACAACGGTCAAATGACCTCCTATCCTTCTTCCACGACCGCCTCAAGGTTTACCTGCGTGACAAGGGTGCCCGCCACGATCTCATCGACGCGGTGATCACGCCGTCCTCCGATGACCTCTTGGACATTACCCGCCGCGTCGAGGCACTGGGTGCGTTCCTTGATACCGAGGACGGCAAGAACCTGCTGGCCGGCGCCAAGCGCGCCGCCAATATTCTTGCCGCCGAGGAGAAGAAGGGCACGGCTGTTGCCGAGACGGTTGACCCGGCGTTGTTCGAGTTCGATGCCGAGAAAAACCTCTTTGCTGCGGTGAATCAATCTGTCAGCGCAGCGACTCAAGCGATTGGGAATGAAGATTATTCCGCCGCCATGAGCGCACTTGCCACTTTACGTGAACCCGTTGATTCATTTTTTGAAGCAGTGCTGGTAAACGCAGAAGTTGAAAGTGCTCGGGCCAATCGCCTCGCGTTGCTCGCCATGATCCGTCAGGCCACCGGCGCAGTCGCCGACTTCTCCCGTATCGCCGGATAG
- a CDS encoding glycoside hydrolase family 25 protein: protein MRFCFSLWPALVVAALLAAPATAADTQPWKTTSNALVIDAYEMNIIDWEEMLGDSRIAAFVSKASDGLPESYSCKDGHRGDTLGHCRTMWRKYAVSRELYQTRRMLAKSRGLLWGAYHLARPGNPIDQANHFLDFAEPAEDEMMVIDIEDINADKFMSLEDADIFARHVKARTGRYPVLYTNHVTAKAIAANRDAYPVLARLPLWYARYKPSIAGVFPMGNWQSYALWQFSTMHNCKRKSCPYRVPGTLKDIDVNVVAMDRKTLEKTWPWGELVPEREPGDAATVLVAASSTNTDTILTGSINATARLMSPAADTGLHPAPRLKDGGIPIPVLSHRWELPEVAAYRHVQLPAMPEAGPRWTGTVAGGLVLQPTRAKTFLRVRLCQRLRRG, encoded by the coding sequence ATGAGATTTTGCTTTTCACTATGGCCGGCGCTTGTCGTTGCGGCCTTGCTGGCAGCGCCTGCGACAGCCGCGGACACGCAGCCATGGAAGACCACCAGCAACGCGCTGGTGATCGACGCCTACGAGATGAACATCATCGATTGGGAAGAGATGCTGGGCGACAGCCGGATTGCCGCCTTTGTCAGCAAGGCATCGGACGGGTTGCCGGAAAGCTACAGTTGCAAGGACGGCCACAGGGGTGACACGCTGGGGCATTGCCGCACCATGTGGCGCAAATATGCCGTCAGCCGCGAGCTCTACCAGACCCGCCGGATGCTGGCTAAATCGAGGGGCTTGCTGTGGGGCGCCTACCATTTGGCGCGGCCCGGCAATCCGATCGACCAAGCCAACCACTTTCTCGATTTCGCCGAGCCGGCTGAAGACGAAATGATGGTTATCGACATTGAAGACATCAACGCCGACAAATTCATGTCGCTTGAGGACGCGGATATCTTTGCGCGCCACGTCAAGGCGAGAACCGGGCGCTACCCGGTGCTCTACACCAACCATGTCACCGCCAAGGCCATCGCCGCCAACCGCGACGCCTACCCCGTGCTGGCGCGATTGCCGTTGTGGTATGCACGCTACAAGCCCTCCATCGCCGGGGTGTTTCCGATGGGCAATTGGCAGAGCTATGCGCTGTGGCAATTCTCGACAATGCACAATTGCAAGCGGAAATCCTGCCCCTACCGGGTGCCCGGCACGCTCAAGGACATTGATGTCAATGTCGTCGCCATGGACAGAAAGACGCTTGAAAAGACATGGCCGTGGGGTGAATTGGTTCCGGAACGCGAACCGGGCGATGCTGCGACAGTGCTGGTTGCAGCCAGCAGCACCAATACCGATACGATCCTGACCGGATCGATCAATGCCACCGCACGGCTTATGTCGCCAGCCGCTGACACCGGTCTGCATCCGGCGCCGCGCCTGAAAGATGGCGGCATCCCCATCCCGGTGCTGTCGCATCGCTGGGAACTGCCGGAGGTGGCCGCCTACCGCCATGTGCAACTTCCGGCAATGCCCGAGGCGGGACCGCGCTGGACCGGTACTGTGGCAGGCGGTCTGGTGCTGCAGCCAACCAGGGCGAAGACCTTTTTGCGCGTCCGTCTTTGCCAACGCCTTCGCCGCGGATAG
- a CDS encoding plant virulence effector HPE1-like domain-containing protein: MLRLILTASLCAGASAASASSIGPYTATGSERTSIVEIGCPACVREAAEKAAAEAEVKLGLGEQIIEVREVDGQMMIYRTEGWLGGSPVTMVRKASDMDLVALGVSQPSETQIADLPKAADDVAADQPMTAAAIIKTDMPRTATPVTEPVLVAPPLYKPVIANTAPGIDTEATTSALGIDTAEAAKPFDASKFELRLN; the protein is encoded by the coding sequence ATGCTGAGATTGATCCTGACGGCGAGCCTGTGTGCAGGTGCCAGTGCAGCCAGCGCCTCATCGATCGGACCGTACACGGCGACCGGGAGCGAGCGGACCAGCATCGTCGAAATCGGCTGTCCGGCTTGCGTGCGCGAAGCTGCGGAAAAAGCCGCCGCCGAAGCCGAAGTCAAACTCGGGCTGGGCGAGCAGATCATTGAGGTCCGGGAAGTCGACGGCCAGATGATGATCTACCGCACCGAAGGGTGGCTGGGCGGATCGCCGGTGACCATGGTGCGCAAAGCCAGCGACATGGACCTGGTTGCGCTGGGTGTCTCCCAGCCAAGTGAAACCCAAATTGCAGACCTGCCCAAGGCTGCCGACGACGTTGCGGCTGATCAGCCGATGACTGCTGCGGCCATCATCAAAACCGACATGCCACGAACCGCAACGCCGGTGACCGAACCGGTGCTGGTGGCACCGCCGCTGTACAAGCCGGTGATCGCCAACACCGCGCCCGGGATCGACACCGAGGCCACGACGTCGGCGCTGGGCATTGATACCGCCGAAGCAGCCAAGCCGTTTGATGCGTCAAAATTCGAGCTCAGGCTGAACTAG